The DNA region CGCAAGAAACATGCCAACATGGTATTCTTCACAAGTAGCTGAACAAATGTATTGTTTCCTTAtccacatctatcttattaaaacaggaacattacaacttcttctaagtggatttttaaaaatagaattcatatatttaaattaaatgtttcattctttatatataatacgtatcATATTCTAACTTtacattgatgtatttccttaaatacagttcttctttttgtccatattccatatatgatttttacatttattacatgtcgatttaaataagatatatactaagaatactaaaaatattaaccgttctataattaccctatacaatttgTTGTTACGTGAATCCCGTGTACCGACGACgttaattgtatttttttaaaatcaaaacgaCATTAAATTTACCATTTACTGACAAACATGCATTAAAACCGACAACTCCTCACATGCCACGTAGGATCCCCGACAGCCCAGCTAGCTCAAAGTGGATCACTACAATGGTTGTACGGCTGTGCCATTgggttttctttctttttttcatttctgtatttagaaaataaaacaaatattttaaaacagagGAAAAGGAAAGTAGGCAAGAATCCAGATGGGATAAAAGCAGACAAAAGCGGAAGGTCTAATAAAACGAACAGGTCAGCatctgttttaattttttcaagaACCAGTCCTAACGCCTCGTTGATATTTTAATACAGTATTACATTTGCTTCTTATCCTATTAAATTCTAAAGAAAGACTTGGGAGTAACCCCGCCCTAGAGGAGAGACAGATATAGACTTGGTATAGATAGAGAGAAGGAGCGACTCTGTAGAAACACATGAATTgttttggtggttagccttttTTATGGTAGCTTCCTCTTAActtctgaagaagaagaataaaaaagaaatgGAGTTATCTGATTGCTCTAATGAATATGAGAAGCTCGTTGTAAGGATGAACATGCCcaggtttttattttcttatttctctTTTTCCCTTATAGATATTACTTCTTCTTGATGTATGAAAATTATCATCTTATAagaataaaatgataaaatcaaGAGTTTATTCccagattttttttctctttttcttgtaATCATTCAagacttttttaataaaaattattcaaaCTTGATTATGTTCGTTTTAATTTAATCAATTGAACAATTTCActaaattaaagttttaattatcatatgatatattttctgaaacaaataatgtttttttctgaaacaaataatgtttttttctgaaacGAATAATGTCTATGTTAATTCCTGGCTTTTACCGTCATCTATTTGTACAATAAAAAACCACGAGTCAAATTATTGgcaatttcaaaattatattttatcataatgTTTTTGGTTGTTTGACTCATACAAAAGAGTGAGGTTAGAGGGTCACTGTCTTTTTGTTCACTTGCAGGGTCGTGATTGACAATGAAATTTGCCCTAATTCAACTGTCGTCAAGGTTTTTAATTACCCTCACGCAACctgcttcctctgtttcttctcccTCGCTTGATAGTGATtcttaaattcatttttattttatttttccttttttcttagATTGATAGCGCAAGAGGCCCAGGGATACTGCTCGAATCTGTACAGCTTCTCACGGATATGAACCTCGGGATCAAGAAAGCTTACATTTCCTCTGACGGAAAATGGAATATGGATGGTAACTAGCCCAAATCATACGTTAGAATTCTAATTAAGGAAAGTAAAATAATTGTTTGATTCGTCTTCTTCTACTGCTTCAGTTTTTCATGTAAGTGATCTTAACGGAAACAAATTAACCGATGCGAACCTAATCCGTTACATTGAAAAGGTAAAATTAAAAGTTACCATTCATTTGTGAATGTTATCTTAGAAAATCAAGACGttcttttctaaataattacagTCAATAGAGACGTCTCATTACAGTAAAACCGAAGGATACACCGGTTTAACCGCTCTAGAGTTAACTGGAACAAACAGAATCGGTTTACTCTCAGAGGTTTTCGCGGTTTTAGCTGATCTTCAGTGTGATGTTGTTGAGGCCAAGGCATGGACGCATAACGGGAGGATCGCGTCGATGATTTACGTTAAAGACGTTAACTCCGGGACCCCCATTGACGGAGACTCAGATCGTGTCCAACGGATAGAAGGACAGTTACGTAATTTACTAAAAGCAGACGATAGTTACCAAAATGACACGAGGACATGTGTTACGTATGGTGGTAATACTCATATGGAGAGAAGGTTGCATCAGAGGATGTTCATGGACCGTGACTACGAGAAGACGTTTGAGTCTGAGAACTCTCCGAACGTTTTGGTGCAAAACCTTCCGAAACGTGGCTACTCGGTCGTGAACTTGCAATGCAAAGATAGGATGAAACTCTTGTTCGACGTTGTTTGCACCTTGACTGATATGGCTTACGTTGTGTTCCATGCGGCTATTCGAACGGTTGGAGAAACGGCGTTTTTGGAGTTCTATGTAAGACATAGTGATGGGCATCCGGTTAGTTCAGAACCGGAGAGACAACGTTTGGTCCAATGTTTACAAGCCGCAATCGAAAGAAGAACGGTTAAGGTATGAACCAATGAATAATTTCTCATCCGTTTTAATATCAAACCGACTGGTTTAGTAGttgatttgttttatgtttatgtaGGGTCTGAGATTGGAGTTATGCACGATGGATAGACCTGGATTGTTGGCGGATGTAACACGAGTATTGAGAGAGAACGGATTAAACATTGCTAGAGCCGAGATATCGACTAAAGAAGGTATAGCAAGGAATGTATTCTATGTGACGGATGCTAATGGAGACCTTATAGATCCCGAGATAATCAAATCGATTAGAGAGAAGATTGGAATCGACAATCTAAGTGTTAAAGAACCGTTCCCGGTTAGTTGGAGAGAAACAGTTGAGAAGGAACAACAACAAAAGCAGGAAGATCATCAGGGACGCAATGGAGGAGGGACAATGTTGATATCACTTGGGAGCCTAGTGATGAGAAATCTATACCAGTTGGGTTTgatcaaatcatatttttagGAAATTTAAACCGGGTTGCTAACCGATTCATGTATACCAATTTAATCATGtttgtcaacaccacccgcagtTGAATTGGTGTGTTTGGAGCAAGATACTGAGCCAGTGATGCATTTGGGTTTAGATGGGAAACATATTTGGTATTATTTATTGTACATAAAAAGGTGGGACGTTAGTTAAATAAATGGTGGTCAGTCTTCTTGTTGGACAGTTTGGTGGATTTATTTTCTTCTgtacaaatttattatataaccCATGGTTGTTAGAACATTAGCTTTGCAATAGTAAGTTAGGGTAcatgtaaataataatttagttatgAGGTTAGTTTTACCCAAGGAgacaaacgaaaaaaaaaagagacaaacGGGTCCTATTTTTTCTCTGTGTTGAGGTTAATAATTCTCTGTTGTAAGTTTGGGTTTTTGGCTGTttgcaattaaatattttctggACACTTTGACTTAGCTGACGGTTAGCTAGGACTCGAAGAACCAAATCAAATCCGGTCCAAAAAATTAGTACAAAATCCAAACCGATACTAGTTAAATATTCAAACGagttcaaaattttagtaaatagaAAATCGGAACCGAAATCAATCTGAGCCAAAATATTTGGAGTATCTGAATATATCCgaatcagatttatatactttaatatattagctatttttacatttaatatctaaaaatattcaaaatgtaTAGGATATTTTgatgttatttgaaaaatatatagaaatagtCAAAAAAGTATCTAAATAGTTAAACaatactaaaaaaacaaaatacttaaaaaatatatatatattgattctccATCTAAATATTCAATCTAAACCAATTCTATattaaatttaggtattttggcatacattactcaaatttatatgttatatactattttttgcttttagattttgagaaattaaaaaaatgtatttttaataatttaaacgggttatccaaacccgaattgaatccgcaaagatctgaaccaaatacaaactgaaatttataaatacctaACGAGGCTAAAATCCTTTACCTCTAAAACTTAAAATCCGAATAGATGTGAATCAATATCCGAATAGATGTGAATCAAACCTAAATGGGCCGTATCCGAACGCTGGCGCCTAAGGTTAGCAATACTTACTTTCAACgagttttttaaataagaagAATAGAAACTAGTATTTTGCTATTTATCATTATATAAatggtttagttttgtaaaaaaatattgaaatttaattacTTAATAAGATGATatcaatattataatattatattactaaaaaCCGGTTTTAAATAATTCAATATTGGAAATGCTAttatactcatatatttattatttatgtgcAAAACAATCATGTAATTCTAGGTTTGGATGTATTTACTCCAAACTGAAATCCTGAACTTTAATCTAAACCAAGAAATATCCGAACATGACTTAAGAGTTCCATATTTCGGATTCTGGTATAATCTGAACCAAAATCTgaattagaataaaaaaatctaagaaatcgtttaatatgtaaatattatatatatattaaggttaattaaatattttaaattattttaaagttttttaatttgtttgtttattttttgaatattttaattagtttgtGTAGTTTAACTAGTTTTTATTAGGCtttgaataaattttttattaatttaaaaaatatatatatatttgaatggTTTCAAATATTGATTATAATAATCTGATCTAACCAATTCAGAAGAGACCAAACCAAGAATTAggttgaatatttttaattaattagttcACGTAGTTTAACTAgttttaattagattttgaatatttatttattagtttttaatcttttgaaaacatatttttgaatgATTTCAAACATTGATTATAATAATCTGATCTAACCAATCTGGAAGAGACCAAACCGAAAATTAGcaaaatagaatttataaaCATAGTCGTGAAAATCAAATCCGAATCAACCGAGTCTGTGATGTAGTTCAGTGGTTAATTTTCTCTGGCTTTCAAAAACACgcttggaaaaaaaaatcgatttatatttctattttagatTGTCCCATCGCATGCAGTAATACTGCTTATTTAATTGTCCACTAGATCGTGCAGAGTGCGACTTACAAACCATAACTGTTACAACTTGCAAGTATATGTATTAGTATAGCAATCTATAGAATATAATACAATcttgataaataataaaacgACCTTATTCTATGAGACTGCAGCAACATAGGCTAATTATTATGTGCCACGCTCAAAAGTGTACGTACTTTGGTTAAATCTCATTGCGTACataccaatatgttccataactTTCTCGTTCTCCTCAAGATTTTCCCAATAAACTGAGCGATACACGATTCGATCATATTAGACGAGGGAATAAAACTC from Raphanus sativus cultivar WK10039 chromosome 8, ASM80110v3, whole genome shotgun sequence includes:
- the LOC108820487 gene encoding ACT domain-containing protein ACR7-like isoform X1, yielding MELSDCSNEYEKLVVRMNMPRVVIDNEICPNSTVVKIDSARGPGILLESVQLLTDMNLGIKKAYISSDGKWNMDVFHVSDLNGNKLTDANLIRYIEKSIETSHYSKTEGYTGLTALELTGTNRIGLLSEVFAVLADLQCDVVEAKAWTHNGRIASMIYVKDVNSGTPIDGDSDRVQRIEGQLRNLLKADDSYQNDTRTCVTYGGNTHMERRLHQRMFMDRDYEKTFESENSPNVLVQNLPKRGYSVVNLQCKDRMKLLFDVVCTLTDMAYVVFHAAIRTVGETAFLEFYVRHSDGHPVSSEPERQRLVQCLQAAIERRTVKGLRLELCTMDRPGLLADVTRVLRENGLNIARAEISTKEGIARNVFYVTDANGDLIDPEIIKSIREKIGIDNLSVKEPFPVSWRETVEKEQQQKQEDHQGRNGGGTMLISLGSLVMRNLYQLGLIKSYF
- the LOC108820487 gene encoding ACT domain-containing protein ACR7-like isoform X2; protein product: MNLGIKKAYISSDGKWNMDVFHVSDLNGNKLTDANLIRYIEKSIETSHYSKTEGYTGLTALELTGTNRIGLLSEVFAVLADLQCDVVEAKAWTHNGRIASMIYVKDVNSGTPIDGDSDRVQRIEGQLRNLLKADDSYQNDTRTCVTYGGNTHMERRLHQRMFMDRDYEKTFESENSPNVLVQNLPKRGYSVVNLQCKDRMKLLFDVVCTLTDMAYVVFHAAIRTVGETAFLEFYVRHSDGHPVSSEPERQRLVQCLQAAIERRTVKGLRLELCTMDRPGLLADVTRVLRENGLNIARAEISTKEGIARNVFYVTDANGDLIDPEIIKSIREKIGIDNLSVKEPFPVSWRETVEKEQQQKQEDHQGRNGGGTMLISLGSLVMRNLYQLGLIKSYF